The following are from one region of the Littorina saxatilis isolate snail1 linkage group LG4, US_GU_Lsax_2.0, whole genome shotgun sequence genome:
- the LOC138963727 gene encoding uncharacterized protein produces the protein MELRSGRVLDDSAIMASRTESSSDRIARWRSLAEELGVKSASIPEFIAERMTREDAEQARLELEKEKLELERKAYQDKLELEEKAYQDKLEVARRETDERVKYVQAQRETDEKAAEEKLRQEREEHDLRMQLLQRESESKRVKKGSRDGADNDGGSSGEEESSDLRGFRPSIPMFDESKENIATWLKRFERVATLYKWKRNTWATRVSTRLSGRAVEVYNTLDDDSADDYDGLKVALLGRYQLTAETYRRRLRTCKRKEHETFRQFGARIEENLTKWHELSEITELKQLVLLEQFLQTLSADMAAYVKEKKPQTLAEAVKSAEIHFEAHRDSKKFFQHDRDQGGKAGVGEKQKSGDNSVGTSGRKCFICESPKHLARDCPKKSKSTGAVNSGPEKSLPPVSVPTLCTPCSQQDYDPRCLVVVDGVAVEGLRDTGSQVCVVKSSLVSRSQFTGQDLEVSMAEKDIKRRYPVIKVQVECPFYTGEVEAIVMDTPVADFIVGNHARLGDSIVLPVYAVSKVVSVVTRAQAAAEGKKSTLLHVAAPGLETVTPEQLHDLQRNDSTLKSCREAADRRDVRTSGHSGEVGFVWKKKILYREYRGGGSVYTQVVVPQQLRLGVIKLAHEPPMGGHMGVQRTRDRVWQQFFWPGMCADIRRFVLSCDQCQKVSHKPQKVPLGKMPLIDTPFERVAIDLVGPIIPASESGNRYILVFVDYATRYPEAIPLKSIEAVKVAEAMWAVWTRVGIPSEILTDRGTQFMSEVMKEVERLLAIKGLATTPYHAQGNGLVERYNGTLKTMLRKLAQEKPKQWDRYIPALLFAYREVPQESLGFSPFELLYGRTVRGPMSVLRNLWTEEQVDEQVRTTSEYVVDLRNRIEETCKLARQNLSAAAQKHAKVFNRKTVRRQFQPGDKVLLLLPQKKNKLQLCWQGPFDVLEKKGESDYRIRIYGREKLYHANLLKLYRDRQGRQGQPVVGFELTEIRGDLFSCEPDDAMAHCVSEDLEMGKGIAVHFKQSFGKVDQLRAQNKKVGEVAVLQVGASYVYYMITKKRYFHKPSYKTLRSSMEAMRDHCKQNNVASLAMPRIGCGLDELNWSAVLEMIKEVFKNTGITVKVYTFGG, from the coding sequence ATGGAACTTCGTTCTGGTCGTGTTCTTGATGATAGTGCTATCATGGCGTCTAGGACGGAAAGTAGTTCGGATAGGATTGCTAGGTGGCGTTCACTTGCTGAGGAGCTAGGTGTTAAATCTGCCAGTATTCCTGAGTTTATTGCCGAGCGAATGACCCGTGAAGATGCGGAACAGGCTAGACTAGAGCTAGAGAAGGAGAAACTTGAACTAGAAAGGAAAGCTTATCAGGACAAGCTAGAACTGGAAGAGAAAGCTTATCAGGACAAGCTAGAAGTAGCGCGTCGAGAGACTGATGAGCGAGTTAAGTATGTTCAAGCTCAGCGGGAGACTGATGAGAAAGCCGCGGAAGAAAAACTAAGGCAGGAAAGAGAAGAGCATGACCTTCGCATGCAACTCCTGCAGAGAGAGTCGGAAAGTAAGAGGGTGAAGAAAGGAAGTAGGGATGGAGCTGATAATGATGGAGGTTCCTCAGGTGAAGAAGAGTCTAGTGACCTTCGTGGTTTTCGGCCTTCCATACCGATGTTTGATGAGAGCAAAGAAAACATAGCTACTTGGTTGAAAAGGTTTGAGAGAGTCGCTACCTTGTACAAGTGGAAGAGAAATACGTGGGCAACTAGGGTCTCGACTAGGTTGTCGGGTAGGGCTGTAGAAGTGTACAACACTCTGGATGATGATAGCGCAGACGACTATGACGGTTTGAAGGTCGCGTTGTTAGGCCGCTATCAGCTCACAGCCGAAACCTACCGCCGTCGTCTCAGAACCTGCAAGAGAAAAGAACATGAAACGTTCAGACAGTTCGGTGCTCGCATTGAAGAGAATTTGACTAAGTGGCATGAGCTTTCCGAGATCACAGAACTGAAACAGTTGGTTTTGCTGGAACAGTTCTTGCAGACCCTGAGCGCGGACATGGCCGCGTACGTTAAGGAGAAAAAACCTCAGACGTTAGCCGAAGCAGTTAAGTCCGCTGAGATTCATTTTGAAGCACACCGTGACAGTAAGAAGTTTTTTCAGCATGATCGTGATCAGGGTGGAAAGGCTGGCGTTGGTGAAAAGCAGAAAAGTGGAGATAACTCAGTTGGTACATCCGGTAGGAAGTGTTTCATCTGTGAGTCCCCCAAACATTTGGCTAGAGATTGCCCCAAGAAGAGCAAGTCGACGGGAGCGGTGAATAGTGGTCCTGAGAAGTCTTTACCGCCCGTCAGTGTACCCACTTTGTGTACTCCCTGTAGCCAGCAAGACTACGACCCGAGATGCCTGGTTGTAGTGGATGGTGTTGCAGTAGAGGGGTTGCGTGATACTGGATCTCAGGTTTGTGTCGTGAAGAGTTCATTAGTTTCCAGGTCTCAGTTCACAGGACAGGATCTTGAGGTTTCTATGGCTGAGAAAGACATCAAGAGGCGCTATCCAGTGATTAAGGTTCAGGTTGAATGTCCTTTCTACACTGGTGAGGTTGAGGCTATCGTCATGGATACACCTGTTGCTGATTTCATTGTAGGTAATCACGCCCGGCTGGGTGACTCGATTGTTCTTCCAGTGTACGCTGTGTCCAAGGTTGTGTCAGTTGTCACTCGTGCTCAGGCTGCCGCTGAAGGGAAGAAGTCGACTTTGTTACATGTTGCTGCTCCAGGGCTAGAAACAGTCACCCCTGAGCAGTTGCATGACCTTCAGCGGAATGATTCGACTTTGAAGAGTTGTCGTGAGGCGGCAGATCGCCGAGACGTCAGAACGTCTGGTCACTCCGGTGAAGTTGGGtttgtttggaagaagaagattctgTACCGTGAGTATCGCGGTGGTGGTAGCGTCTATACTCAGGTTGTTGTTCCCCAGCAGTTGAGGTTAGGTGTTATCAAGTTGGCCCATGAACCGCCTATGGGAGGTCACATGGGTGTCCAGAGGACACGTGATCGAGTTTGGCAGCAGTTCTTTTGGCCAGGTATGTGCGCAGACATACGTCGCTTTGTGTTGTCTTGCGATCAGTGTCAAAAGGTTTCTCATAAGCCACAGAAGGTACCGTTAGGTAAGATGCCTCTCATCGATACGCCGTTCGAGCGTGTGGCGATCGATCTGGTGGGTCCCATCATCCCTGCTTCTGAGTCTGGTAACAGGTACATTTTGGTGtttgtggactacgctactcggtaCCCGGAAGCCATTCCATTGAAGTCGATTGAGGCTGTGAAGGTTGCAGAAGCGATGTGGGCAGTCTGGACTCGAGTAGGAATTCCCTCAGAGATTTTGACAGACCGTGGTACCCAGTTCATGTCCGAGGTGATGAAAGAAGTGGAGCGTTTGCTGGCCATCAAGGGTTTAGCGACTACTCCGTACCATGCGCAAGGAAACGGATTGGTGGAACGGTACAACGGAACACTCAAGACCATGCTACGCAAGCTTGCTCAAGAGAAACCGAAGCAGTGGGATCGCTACATTCCTGCACTCCTCTTCGCTTATCGTGAAGTTCCACAGGAGAGTCTGGGATTCTCTCCCTTTGAGCTTCTATACGGCAGGACAGTGCGAGGACCCATGTCTGTTCTTCGCAACCTATGGACGGAGGAGCAAGTCGATGAACAAGTTCGTACGACTTCTGAGTATGTGGTTGACTTGAGGAACCGGATTGAGGAAACCTGCAAACTGGCGCGGCAGAATTTGTCAGCTGCTGCACAGAAACACGCGAAGGTGTTCAACCGGAAGACAGTTCGAAGACAGTTCCAGCCTGGAGACAAGGTTTTGTTGCTGCtgccgcagaagaagaacaagctgCAGTTGTGTTGGCAGGGACCGTTCGACGTTTTGGAGAAGAAGGGCGAGTCAGACTACAGGATTCGGATCTACGGGCGTGAGAAGCTGTACCACGCCAATCTTCTCAAGttgtacagagacagacaagggcGACAGGGTCAACCTGTTGTGGGGTTTGAGCTAACAGAGATCAGAGGCGACCTTTTCAGCTGTGAACCTGATGATGCTATGGCCCACTGCGTCAGTGAAGATCTTGAGATGGGAAAAGGCATTGCCGTTCACTTCAAGCAATCGTTTGGAAAAGTTGATCAACTTAGAGCACAAAACAAGAAGGTGGGAGAGGTAGCTGTACTACAGGTAGGTGCTTCCTACGTTTACTACATGATCACCAAGAAACGCTACTTTCACAAACCCTCCTACAAAACGCTGCGGTCCTCCATGGAAGCTATGAGGGACCACTGCAAGCAGAACAATGTTGCTTCCCTGGCCATGCCGCGGATCGGATGTGGATTGGACGAGCTGAACTGGAGCGCCGTCCTTGAGATGATCAAGGAAGTCTTCAAGAACACGGGCATAACTGTTAAGGTCTACACCTTCGGTGGCTAA